In Kineococcus rhizosphaerae, the following proteins share a genomic window:
- the lnt gene encoding apolipoprotein N-acyltransferase → MRSRPVDPAPVHLVVTLLLAVVGGLAAWAAFPGAVSAEGLWPTAVLAVALLALATHGVRARRGLAAGFVFGFAFMFPHLSWSGTYVGLLPWTALTVACTLFYAVLGAVLPRLQRARWRLAPLAVATGWVATEFARARVPFEGFPWGRLAFSQADAPTLGLAALGGSPAVTFGVGLAGGLLAAAVLALRRLPAPVGAARGVPRLRPAVLLVVAAAAVTWSGALVPRPTAAEDGTRHVAAVQGNTPEEGLEFNAERRAVLDNHAGATERLAREVAAGTARQPDLVLWPENSSDIDPYENPDAQAVIEQATRDIGVPVLVGAVLDGPGRFVSNTGLVVTPQDGIAGARDDDSRHYVKQRPAPFAEYMPYRSFFRHFSDKVDLITRDFVHGDHVGLLTMNGVEVGDVICFEVAFDDTVRQSVRAGAQFLVVQTNNATFGMSDEAPQQLAMSRLRAVESGRSVVQISTVGVSAIISPDGVAHDESSLFTPDVLTGDVVLRSTQTVATRVGALPEQVLTGLFVLLLLTARRGARRGPQDGPKAAARRSGAPVPA, encoded by the coding sequence ATGCGTTCCCGTCCGGTCGATCCCGCGCCCGTGCACCTGGTGGTCACCCTGTTGCTGGCCGTCGTCGGAGGCCTAGCCGCGTGGGCGGCCTTCCCGGGGGCGGTGAGCGCCGAGGGGCTGTGGCCGACGGCGGTCCTGGCGGTGGCGCTGCTGGCGCTGGCCACGCACGGCGTTCGGGCCCGGCGGGGTCTCGCCGCCGGTTTCGTGTTCGGGTTCGCGTTCATGTTCCCGCACCTGTCCTGGAGCGGGACGTACGTGGGTCTGCTGCCGTGGACGGCGCTGACGGTGGCCTGCACCCTCTTCTACGCCGTCCTGGGGGCGGTGCTGCCGCGGCTGCAGCGGGCCCGCTGGCGGCTGGCGCCGCTGGCCGTGGCGACGGGCTGGGTGGCCACCGAGTTCGCCCGGGCCCGGGTGCCCTTCGAGGGTTTCCCCTGGGGCCGGCTGGCGTTCTCCCAGGCCGACGCCCCGACGCTGGGCCTGGCCGCGCTGGGCGGGTCGCCGGCCGTGACGTTCGGGGTGGGTCTGGCGGGTGGGCTGCTGGCCGCGGCGGTCCTGGCGCTGCGGCGGCTGCCGGCGCCGGTGGGCGCGGCGCGCGGGGTGCCGCGGCTGCGGCCCGCGGTGCTGCTGGTGGTGGCCGCGGCGGCCGTGACGTGGTCGGGGGCGCTGGTGCCGCGCCCGACGGCCGCCGAGGACGGGACGCGTCACGTCGCGGCGGTGCAGGGCAACACCCCCGAGGAGGGGCTGGAGTTCAACGCCGAGCGCCGGGCGGTGCTGGACAACCACGCCGGGGCCACCGAGCGGCTGGCCCGGGAGGTCGCGGCGGGCACGGCCCGGCAGCCGGACCTGGTGCTGTGGCCGGAGAACTCCAGCGACATCGACCCCTACGAGAACCCCGACGCGCAGGCCGTCATCGAGCAGGCCACCCGCGACATCGGCGTCCCGGTCCTGGTGGGGGCGGTGCTGGACGGCCCGGGGCGGTTCGTGTCGAACACCGGGCTGGTGGTGACGCCGCAGGACGGCATCGCCGGCGCCCGCGACGACGACAGCCGGCACTACGTCAAGCAGCGCCCGGCGCCGTTCGCGGAGTACATGCCGTACCGCTCGTTCTTCCGGCACTTCAGCGACAAGGTCGACCTCATCACGCGCGACTTCGTCCACGGCGACCACGTGGGGTTGCTGACGATGAACGGCGTGGAGGTCGGGGACGTCATCTGCTTCGAGGTGGCCTTCGACGACACCGTGCGGCAGTCGGTGCGCGCCGGAGCGCAGTTCCTCGTCGTGCAGACGAACAACGCCACGTTCGGGATGTCCGACGAGGCGCCGCAGCAGCTGGCGATGTCGCGGTTGCGGGCGGTGGAGTCCGGGCGTTCGGTCGTGCAGATCTCCACGGTGGGTGTCAGCGCGATCATCAGTCCCGACGGTGTCGCGCACGACGAGTCGTCGCTGTTCACGCCGGACGTCCTGACCGGGGACGTGGTCCTGCGCTCGACGCAGACGGTCGCCACGCGGGTCGGGGCGCTGCCCGAGCAGGTCCTGACGGGCCTGTTCGTGCTGCTGCTGCTCACCGCCCGCCGCGGGGCGCGGCGTGGGCCGCAGGACGGCCCGAA